A region of the Melospiza melodia melodia isolate bMelMel2 chromosome 14, bMelMel2.pri, whole genome shotgun sequence genome:
AAATACTAATAGGTTTGATGCAATGTATTGAAATTATTTGGAGATAAAATTGATAATATTGCTGACTTCTACTGTATTGTAGtacctttggggttttttttcccaatttcagaAATCATAAAAAGCCTTAAATGCCATGAACAAAATAGGTGGAACCATGgctatttaattaaaatatagATTAAATAGCCACTGTAGTTATATGCCAATAGTTATAACCCTCCTGCTCTAAAATACAGAGTAGGGGGTGTTAGAACATTTCTGAACTGCACCTGAGAACTCTGATTAAATCCATTATTCCAAACTGGCATGTGACATTTCCTTTTTAATTCAAAACTCTATTGGTTAAATTTCAGGATAAGAGGATCTTCCAAATCCCATGGAAACATGCAGCTAAGCATGGCTGGGACATGGAGAAGGATGCCTGCCTTTTCAGGAGCTGGGCCATTCACACAGGTGGGTGCTGCCTTTGCATTCCCATCACTCACATGACTGGCTTGAGCAAGGCTTTCTTTTGCCTTGCCTTACACTGGTAGTTAGATTAACTACTCGTATGTATGTCAGAAAGGAGAATGTTGGCATCTTTTCGTGGGAAAAACCAGCACTGGAAAGTCTAAAATACATAACGTATCTCTTATTTATAGGAAGGTATAAAGAAGGTGAGAAAGATCCTGATCCAAAAACCTGGAAGGCAAATTTCCGCTGTGCCATGAATTCCCTGCCTGACATTGAAGAAGTGAAGGATAAAAGCATCAACAAGGGCTCCAGTGCTGTCAGGGTTTACAGGATGCTGCCACCCTTGACAAAGCACCAGAAGAAAGGTAAACCCTTGGCAATCCACTGCTTAAACAGCTCTTAAAGGTCCTGCTCTGTGTGAGCAGGGGGTGACTGACCTGTTGGTAGCATTGGTGCTACTGGGCTTGCTCACCGGGCATTGTTGGGAACAGCTTGTACAAACAGTTCATTTTATCCCAAATTCCTTAAACATGCCCAAAGGCAGCATCTGGGAGTCAGGGGGCTGGCTGGTGGTGGCAGTAGTTGAGCTTGCTGAGCAGGTTTCAAGGCTGCAAGAGCTCACACTTGCCTAAAATGTGCAGCCCTTTCTCACATTTGTCTTATTTTATTTCACAGAAAGGAAGTCAAAGTCTTCAAGAGAGGCAAGAAACAAGAGCAAGAGAAAGGTATGTATGTGTCTGTAGAGGCAGCTTAAGAAGCTAGaggttttggtggttttctttCTTAACTTTTTTCATATGGGAACTTGCATGTTCTTAGACAAGTCTCTCATGCCTTACCCTTGTTTTCAGTGCTATGAAGAGACAAGGCTGAAAGAGTCAGCAGAAAGCTTAACCAACACTCCTCTGCCAGATGACCACAGCGGCTACACCATTCACGACTATGCAGGGCAGGAAGTGGAGGTGGAGAGCACAGCCATCACCTTAGGTGAGACAAAGggttcagggctgagcagggtggAAAATGCCATTTGTGCTAAACCCGTGGACTCAAAGATgagtcctggggctggggcagctgcagtgccagcctggcagggaggaaggagggctgtctgtctgtctgtcctgtgaGTGCCAACCCTGGTGCCTCCCACAGACCTGTCCTCCTGCGAGGTGAGCGGCTCCCTGAGCGACTGGAGGCCTCCAATGGAGGTGACCATGGCTGACAGCACCAACGACCTCTACCAGCTCCAGGTGTCTCCCCTGGCTTCCTCCTCAGAGGGTGAGTATTTCCTTTTTCCCAGCCCAGCCTTTCACTGCTCTGCTGGAGGCAAGGCAGCAGGATGAAGGAGTGCCtgggccagcaggagaaacaagaGCTATCTTGTAGAAAAAACAACCCCCACCTGATAGATTTTGGGAATTTGGAGTTACCAAACCAACCAGGGTGCAGAAGGGAAGAGCTGGCACATGCCACCTACCCATGGGTCTGAAATGCCTCTTGCTCCAGCAGAGATGGTGGAGGTAGCCATGCTTCCCACTGAAATAAATAATTAACGTGGATAGATCAGAGTGATTCTTCACTGGGGGTGCAAATCATCTTCCTCCCATCACCTTCCACAGCAAGTGGGCTCTGCTCTGTTGAGCCCTGGGGAGGCATCAGAGCTGGCTGGAGCCCTGCACCTCCACATGCAGTTGTTAAAGAGCATCAAAGATGAAGGGCTGTGAGGAGTCTGGGGTGAATAAAAAGTGGTCATGTTGTGTGACAAGAGAATATGAAGCAGGTTTTGTGGTGAAGAAGCAGAAGTAAGAGGGCTAAAACTTGACATCtatgttttcttccctttttttttatgtGCTTACAAAACAGTCACAGACGAAGATGAAGAGGAAATAAATCAGGATCTTTTTAAGGTAAAAGCAGCTTTTCTGGTCAGAATAAAGTTGTCTAAAGTTGATGTTTGTACCAAGAAAGGGAAGCAGGTATCTGATCCAGTCTCATGTGAGCTGAACATACTCTTTCTTAATGAGGAAgcctgaaaaattaaaaat
Encoded here:
- the IRF1 gene encoding interferon regulatory factor 1 isoform X1, with the protein product MPVSRMRMRPWLEMQIDSNQIPGLIWINKDKRIFQIPWKHAAKHGWDMEKDACLFRSWAIHTGRYKEGEKDPDPKTWKANFRCAMNSLPDIEEVKDKSINKGSSAVRVYRMLPPLTKHQKKERKSKSSREARNKSKRKCYEETRLKESAESLTNTPLPDDHSGYTIHDYAGQEVEVESTAITLDLSSCEVSGSLSDWRPPMEVTMADSTNDLYQLQVSPLASSSEVTDEDEEEINQDLFKLLGPAQDWHSTSIGGKGFLTNETGTQSLCSTYSYREQDGDIDTTSGEMDFRFYDQKNLDLSWLDTVRPTMQVIPCGL
- the IRF1 gene encoding interferon regulatory factor 1 isoform X2 — translated: MPVSRMRMRPWLEMQIDSNQIPGLIWINKDKRIFQIPWKHAAKHGWDMEKDACLFRSWAIHTGRYKEGEKDPDPKTWKANFRCAMNSLPDIEEVKDKSINKGSSAVRVYRMLPPLTKHQKKERKSKSSREARNKSKRKCYEETRLKESAESLTNTPLPDDHSGYTIHDYAGQEVEVESTAITLDLSSCEVSGSLSDWRPPMEVTMADSTNDLYQLQVSPLASSSEAAWTSPGLAQHQHWGERLSDQRDRHPEPVQHLQLQGAGWGH